The Nocardiopsis composta genome includes the window GTGGGACTTCTCTTCCACCCCGTGCAGGGAGAGCCCCTGCTGGGTGCGGATGGCGCGCAGTCGCGCGCCGAGGGACTTCGCGTATTCGGATGGCATTTCTTCGTCGCTCCCCGGCCGTGAGGTGGCTGGTGCGGGGCCTGCTGCCCCGGGGGCGATACCCCGGCCGCCGCGGCCCCGCGCCGTGCGTCGCTACGGGGGGCACGGCGCGGCTCCAGCCCATTTTGGTTACGGACAGTGACCGTAAGGCCGTGGCCGCGCCAGGTCAAGCCGTTGGGCGGAAACGCGACGATTCAGTGGCCAAACCGTGCGTAAGTGAGAGGTCTCTCATTACGGGCCGTCGCGCCCGCGCGCGAGGGGGTCGAGGGTACGGAAAGCCCGTAACCGCCGGAAGTTTCACATTTCTCCACCGGGCGAACCCTCCGATTCTCGGCGAACCGGACGCTGTGTGCCCGATTGCTGTCAAGGGGTCAATGTATGACGAGAGTCACAATAAGCCGATGTTTGCCGGGGAGGCGTGAGCGGCCCGACGGGGCGCCGCTGGTAGCGTGAAGCCGATCGACATCCTTTTAACGACCTGTTCAGTGAGGCAGGGAAGGGGGTCACTACTTTGTGTGCACGAAAACGCGCGGAAAGTGATCCGGCTGCGGGTCCACCCGAGCGGAGCGCCTTGCGGGCCGTCCTGGAGGGCCCCGAGATCGGGCGCGCGCTGACCCGGATCGCGCACGAGGTACTGGAGCGCACCAAGGGCGCCGAGGACGTCACCCTGCTGGGCATCCCCTCGCGCGGCGCCCCGCTCGCCCGCCGGCTGGCCGAGCGCATCGAGCAGGTGGAGTCGCGGACCGTGCCCTGCGGCGCCCTCGACATCACCATGTACCGCGACGACCTGCACCTGGCGCCCGCGCGCGCCCTGGGCCGCACCGACATCCCCGCCGAGGGGATCGACGGGCGCGTCGTCGTCCTCGTCGACGACGTGCTGTTCTCCGGGCGCACCGTGCGCGCCGCCCTGGACGCCCTGAACGACCTGGGCCGGCCGCGCGCCGTGCAGCTGGCCGTCCTGGTCGACCGCGGCCACCGAGAACTGCCCATCCGCGCCGACTACGTCGGCAAGAACCTGCCCACCTCGCTGCGCGAGACGGTGCGCGTGCAGCTGGAGGAGACCGACGGCCGCGACGCCGTGCTGCTGGGCCCCGCGGGCGGCCAGGCCGCCCCGGCGGAGGCCCTCCGCCGCTCCGCCGGCAACCCCGGCCCCGGCGGCGAGAGCACCGGCAGCGAGGAGGAGAACTGATGCGCCACCTGCTCTCCACGGCCGACCTCGGCCACGACGAGGCCGTCCTGATCCTGGACACCGCGCGCGAGCTCGCCCAGATCGGCGAGCGGTCCGTGAAGAAGCTGCCCACCCTGCGCGGGCGCACCGTGGTCAACCTCTTCTACGAGGACTCCACCCGCACCCGGACCTCCTTCGAGCTGGCCGCCAAGCGGCTCTCCGCCGACGTCATCAACTTCTCCGCCAAGGGGTCCAGCGTCGCCAAGGGCGAGAGCCTCAAGGACACCGCGCTGACCCTGCAGGCGATGGGCGCCGACGGCGTCGTCGTCCGGCACGGCGCCTCCGGCGCGGCGCACCGGCTGGCCAACTGGGTCGACGGCTCGGTGGTCAACGCCGGCGACGGCACCCACGAGCACCCCACCCAGGCGCTGCTGGACGCCTACACCATGCGCGAGCGGATGGGCCGGCTGGCCGGGCTGCGCGTGGCCATCGTC containing:
- the pyrR gene encoding bifunctional pyr operon transcriptional regulator/uracil phosphoribosyltransferase PyrR, producing the protein MRAVLEGPEIGRALTRIAHEVLERTKGAEDVTLLGIPSRGAPLARRLAERIEQVESRTVPCGALDITMYRDDLHLAPARALGRTDIPAEGIDGRVVVLVDDVLFSGRTVRAALDALNDLGRPRAVQLAVLVDRGHRELPIRADYVGKNLPTSLRETVRVQLEETDGRDAVLLGPAGGQAAPAEALRRSAGNPGPGGESTGSEEEN
- a CDS encoding aspartate carbamoyltransferase catalytic subunit, whose product is MRHLLSTADLGHDEAVLILDTARELAQIGERSVKKLPTLRGRTVVNLFYEDSTRTRTSFELAAKRLSADVINFSAKGSSVAKGESLKDTALTLQAMGADGVVVRHGASGAAHRLANWVDGSVVNAGDGTHEHPTQALLDAYTMRERMGRLAGLRVAIVGDVLHSRVARSNVLLLHTLGAEVTLVAPPTLVPVSVGTWPCQVSYDLDEVLPKSDVVMMLRVQAERMNEAFFPTAREYSRRYGLDRDRFALMGEDAIVMHPGPMVRGMEISAEVADSPRATVTRQVANGVSVRMAVLYLLLGGSEPAIGQR